AAAGGTCTAGAGGTCCTCCTGCTGGATCAATGGAAACTCCACCTGCTTCTCGAACAATAATATCTCCCGCAGCTATGTCCCAAGCATGAATACCAAACTCAAAGTAGGCATCACTCCCTCCTAAAGCCACATTTGCCATATTCATAGCAGCAGAGCCTATTGTTCTGACACCATGTCCCTTCTCAACTAGAGTTCTAAAATTTTCAAACATAACTCTCAATCTTTCAGGATCACGAGAAGTCCCTGCTTCAAATGATATCAATGCTTTACTCAATTCTTTGGTTTGTGATACATGTATAGgcttgttatttaaaaatgcacCATTACCCTTTTTAGCAGTAAATAATAGGTTAAGAACCGGGTTATAAATAATGCCAGCGACACATTCTTTGTTAATAGCTAGACCAACAGAAATACAGCTTTGGGGATAACCATGAATGAAGTTTAGTGTGCCATCTACGGGGTCAATAATCCACGTCGGGTCGTCACTGAGAACACACTGACCGCCTTCAGATACTGTTTCTTCTCCAATAAACTTATGGGTAGGAAAGTTTTTTGACAAACCATCCATTAGAGTCTTTTCTACATTTTTATCTACTTCAGTGACTAAATCGATATCACTGGATTTCTGTTCATAGGCTTTGCAACCATTTCTAAACTCTATTATAAGGTTTCCTGCggatttaactaaattaagaGCTACGTCAAAGTATTCATCGATTTGGTCCGACATCGTGAATTAACTAGAAATATGTTTTAGAATACACTCCTGGGAACTCTGGTGAATGTCCTTTATATAGTGTAGTAGTATTCGTGTCAATTTAAAACCGCAAACCAAGCAATTACCGATGACTAAAGACCGCTATCACAAacgatattttgtatatatttatatttaaaaaaaaccacaatgataataaatttgtagGATACagtctaatataaataaacgatTCTTAAAACACAGATATTAAgcgaaaattataataaactgcGTAAAAACACTAATTTGCATTCTCGAttctagtaaaattaatcaaatcaaTCATTACAATTCACAGATTGGCGAATGTCGATTGAATAAAATTTCGATCATTGTAATTGTCAAGACACAAATCTCATTTCTCAATGCGATATGCACTAAAATATTGTGTCAACTGTCATATGTAATTTGACAGAACATAATATAGACTATAGACCAAAGTAGCACTAGGGCCCATTAGAATATCGTCTTGTTTCAGATTACAAAACACTTTATATGAGCACTTTTCTTCTACAAAGTATTTACTGTAATCGAAAACTATTTTAGTGAAAATAAATGGTTATATCGGTAGACAAGTCCTGTATTGATGATAAATCGTTGAAAAGGGATTTAATATAGTATAAGGTTATGGTAGGTCATggtagtttaaataaaacaaaaattattaaaaatcatgaaaaattgtttaattggCATACCAACCGATAACTTGTTACAACCTATGGccaattttacaattatcaatattgttaataattaaatataatatttatgtaaaatatgtttatgctTCAATGGTTtacttacatttaaattttatattaatcagaaaacttcataataaaaaagaggtcaataaaattaagactCGGGTATAATAACGTATAAAATGCGAAGATACAAAGTTTATCGTTTGTTATACAATATTGGTTAGCGCCCGCCCGTGACGCGGACGCAGCGGCGCCACGTCGAGAACCAAAGGCCACGATATCTTTCTAACTTatctaaatctaaataaaGCAAGCGGTCCTAGCGCACACTTGTAAGTGATAATACCACAATGTATAGAGTCGGCTCCGACGATCGATTCGGTTCGAGCCGATTTCCAAAACGGAAATCCTTTCCCTTAAATAGAATCATAACGCCCATCAGAAATGTTACGGGAGCATAATCCTCATCGATCGCCGAAAGCTGGCCATCGCCGATTATGTACATAGACGACGGATGGCGCCGGACTAAGGAAATTTAAAACCCACCGCGGACGCGTCGGCCGCGGCCTCGAGCCTAGATTATTTTCTAGTAAGTACAAAAGTGTTAAACGTCCACCGACGCGTCCGTTCACACCTTACAACtagctttaataattttatggcaACTAAGCGCTCAGTGGATGACACTGATACTTATATACACGATGTTAGAGGTGCGTCCTCTGGCTACGATTTCAATGTCAGGTGAATAAAAAACAGTATTGTCGCAACGCCCAGTCTCGACGTCGGTCAGTAAATGCGACGCCGATCCCCTCTGCCGCTAATACTTTTACGAccgaattatataaaaaatttaaacaaccaCGAAAATAAGTTACTAATTGGTAACGTGCAGACAGAAATTAGTGAATTTTGTTAGAGTATAAATAAGAGAGGTTTCGATTGAGAAGTAAAACGGTTAGTAACTCAGTTTCGCGGTAAAGCTACAATATCACGCAGTAACAACCAACGCTCGACCGAGTCGAAGCGATGGAACTCGATACTTTAGGAATGTCTCGATATTAATACTGGTAGGGGTGAACCGAATCGGCTAATTTTCAATAGAAATTGTAATAGTCTAAACATTATTCAAAAATACCGTTTCGTCTATGGCAACCCTGAATTACTTCTAAAAGAGATAAAAAATTGAGCACCAGGTCACGATCAAACGAGTTTGGGgtttacaaaattttcaattctAACGCAGAGTTGTCAAAACCTCATGTATACACAATTGTCATCgcatttcatattaaacaatatacaGAACACAATTTCGCTTGTCTTCAAAACTACTCGATTAAATAGTAATCGGCAAGCGACTGACACGCGACGGGCAATTTCAATCGCAGATACAGAGGCTCCCGGTTTCGCTTAAAGATAcgtttttgatataatttgCATACGGACGAgcgaacaataaataatttcgaaaCTAACCTAACATCAAACAGACTACGCTTTTAAGCTTATAACTTTCTCAAAGACCCGGGTCTTTCTCCAAAacgattaaattttaaacagtaACATAAGGGTAGAGATGCCGCTCGTCCGAGCTCGCTCGTTTACTCGAGACTGTTGGCCGTATCGTTCACGTCGTCGAACGATTCGTCTCCGGAGGCGTGGCCCGGCGCCAGAGAGGACCTCTTCACGCGAGTGGACGAAGATGCGCCCGACAGGCCGATGGCGCCACCGCCTTGCCTTCTGAAATACAAGGAAatctattataaacaaatattaacatttcatcGTAAAAAAGAAAGTGTTATATAGTAACAATATTGGAATTTAGTCCAGTGAAGAGTGGAGTGtctatgagtataaaagaagttaaagatgaattagtttaaatatatgttcttgataaaaatttatttacttcatGTCAATTATGTACTTGTATCATACctttaactatatatatttatttattcacacttcgttacaattatacaaaacaaataacagaatacataaaaattataaggaatGCAACAGctgccttatcgctaacatccaggcaaccctagttagggaaactaaaaaagaaatatgatggataaagcaagaagtgcataatcaaatttaaaaaaaaattatagaatattaatataagataattttttttattattattatttatatgatttaGCACATGGGTGCTTATAAGCCAATTCCAACAATAtcacaaaacaaacaaactacTATATCTGAAGATGGCTCAATAAGTAATTGTTATgtgttacaataattattcaatttaaatcataatgcatagaaaaatgttaaattaaataggtaAAATACCTAATGTGTATAGCAGAATGAATTTGTTAAGTATATATGTGagataaaatgttattaacaaATGAATGCCAATTGTATACGAATGTAATTGACACACAATGTGAAACAGCCAATTCGCACCTACCCTTCACGTTTAGATtacatacaaacatattaataGCGAGTTTTGTTATTTCGCTTAGAAAGCTGAACCTTCATTCGCACTGATATCATCAAAAAGTAGAtgacttattttttaaattattaaaaaaatcagaagagttaatactgaatttattgtattattttattatttctaatttttaagaAGTGATTCAATAATTCTGTTAGGCATAAGTTAAGAACAGTGCGAATGTTGGTACAATATCGGCTTGTTACCTCTGGGTCGTAGGGAGCTAGTCGCTATCCTCTGGCAACGATGGCCTACACAACATATTCATTTACCTtcttattatacatatataagagCTAAAAAAtatgctatatttttttaatatataaaaagctaTATTTTTAACGTTAAAATGTTGAAGTATTAGTTTTGTAAGAGTACTCATGTACTTAAAGGAAACATAGAAAAATCAAGATTGAAAAGGTAATGTGTGCCTATACAGTAATTCCCCCCTTATACCGCAATTTCCGTCCTCCATATAACGCGgagattaaattatatttctgtatgaaatttataatgatttgtcaAGTCTATAATTAGATTTCGACGGAGAAATTGAGACCACCATCACATAacttatgaatttatttaaataaatattgccaCCTGATAGCTTAAAGATTTTGTCCTTACACGTTACGTTAATagcgtaataatatatttgaataatgtaATGATGTAGTGATACaacaatataagaattgactataatgatatggctcaatgtaattttaacttctattctaccttttaagatttgcacgccattatgtgtggcagaatatgcgaactttagattgtaccaccatgatatgtttgtaccatattcttgcaaataaattattattactacattTGACAAAACATTATAAACCTACTTGTGGAACAAATTGAATGGGTATTTCCCTACAATAACGTACCTGAGCTTGTTCCGCAGATTGCTGCACTCCCTGGCAATGGTCTCGTGGGTCTCGAGCAGGTCCTCGTACTCGCGCTGAGCTTTTCTTTTGCCGACTTTCTCACGCTGCACCTCCTCTTCGGACTCGTCCAGTTGACGCTTCAGAGCCTTTACGCGGTTGTTCATCTGAAATAATAATGACAATTATGAGAAccattacaattaatattaattattttatatgaaactagctggcctggcgaacatcgtaccgcctaacagtcgattctttattttttttaaatacttattctgctattcgggacaccgatctagctaagataaaaaaaagaaagttgataagacaacaaatacattatgtcaaaaaataaaaacttaccttcccggaacccctccactaacacttgaactttatgatatggtattaaagttcaaattgcctttgaatattattacgaatattttgtatgggaatatagaaaagtgttgtttttagactttttcactaaattttttaaatttttctctccgtaagaaccatcctcgtacttcaaagaatattataaaaaaagaattggccaaatcggtcaagccgtttccatgttatgtcgtgacaacggaaaacgggtttaatttttatatatatatatagatatagataatatagcAACTCTTCAACTATGATGATGGCATTCCTCGCTTATCACGTAACCcaaagaaacaatttttttaaagaagaaTACAATTGATTTATCACAAAAACCCAGAATTTCTATACCTTCTCGATCTGCTCCTTGTACTGATCAGCGTGTCTCCTTTCTTCATCCAGCTGCAGCGCCAGCTCCTTCATCTTCTTGTCCAGTTTCCGAGATGCCTTCTGCTGGGCCAATCGTTCGCGACTCTCTGCTTCCAGTTGCTCTTCTAGATTCACCACCTTCAGCTCAAGGGAGGTAATCACGccctgtaaaaaaaatatgcagaTTAGATTAAAGCTTCCAAATTCGACAAAAGTATCCTAAGGACAAAcagtttgttatttttgtcaaatgagacaattatttttttaattttattaggttGCCAACGTTCAGCACCCTggtatataagaaaaataaaatacaacatttaatgtgacaagcttataggcaaacaaaaaaattcactCCTAGAGTGCCGGCaaaagtgaaaacttgaatattaacattgtgcattgttgatattttggaatggttagggaataattttgcacgaattgctttaattatcagtataaaagtactatcatttatgtgctagaatacaatatttatttattgcgctatcgtacacaaacatgacaatttatattacattaaatacgccgcgtcAGCTGCTGTCTACTCTAcatcgatcaggtcacgtgtcctgacgcgattttaaaaaattttaaccattccaaaaaaagtgtacaacgccgctaaagaagtttttacttcaaaaataaaagatattacTAACTACAGAAGTAATAATCTAATAATGTATGTTCATACTTTCACATACATTTAGTACAAAATATGCACATTGACTACTGCTATCcctacaaattataatacaattcaGAGGCTACGTTACCTTAGTCTTGGCGCGTCCAGCAGTCTCGAGTTCGGCCAGCTTGGCCTTGAGCTCCTTGTTTTGCCTCTCCAGCACCAGCTTGCCGCTTTCCAGCTTCTGCGTAGCAGACTTCTCGGTGCCCAGCTCCATCGTCAACTGCTCGATTTGGTTCTGGAATATACGAGGTGCTTTTTAAATCCGAATCGATTAATTTACCGCAAATAATAAGTACTACTGACTTTGTTGTCAagaatttaatgattttttgaagtgaaacttctttaaggGCAtgaaggtaatttttttacggaacgtcacgaagatgtgcagcgttattgtcgaagaaaagggagagagaccgattgagagagagagtgagaagcgtgaattactttatagaaattctactttaaaactaaaacatcgaaaagagaatttatgaaatataagtattatatattttatgcaaaataatttattaacatctTAAAtccattaaattcctaacatatcttccttttccctctctctaagtctcggaaatctaaagttttagatttgtataaatatgaacaagacttaaaaattagtttgtcaAAGAAGTTTctcttctgacatgtgtactttgtacgcacgcattTTTAATATAGCTTATGTTTAATTTGCTAAATGCCTAGGTTATCGATGGATGATGATTCCCAGGAAACACTTTTAGTGAACATTTTTCTcgtattaataaatttggtAATTTTCAAGATATtggtatgaaattaaaaagtttaaagtgTGAATCCAAAATAATACCTGTGATTTCCTAAGTCTGTCATTGAGTATCTCGTTGTTGGACTGTTCCTCGTCTAGATCCTCTTC
The Pieris napi chromosome 17, ilPieNapi1.2, whole genome shotgun sequence DNA segment above includes these coding regions:
- the LOC125057686 gene encoding inositol monophosphatase 1, encoding MSDQIDEYFDVALNLVKSAGNLIIEFRNGCKAYEQKSSDIDLVTEVDKNVEKTLMDGLSKNFPTHKFIGEETVSEGGQCVLSDDPTWIIDPVDGTLNFIHGYPQSCISVGLAINKECVAGIIYNPVLNLLFTAKKGNGAFLNNKPIHVSQTKELSKALISFEAGTSRDPERLRVMFENFRTLVEKGHGVRTIGSAAMNMANVALGGSDAYFEFGIHAWDIAAGDIIVREAGGVSIDPAGGPLDLLSRRVLCAATAELAQELSKSLQQYYPERD